In the Candidatus Poribacteria bacterium genome, one interval contains:
- the kdsB gene encoding 3-deoxy-manno-octulosonate cytidylyltransferase — protein sequence MQSVGIIPARYASSRFEGKPLANLLGKPMVQHVYESACRAKTLDEVIIATDDQRIYDAVTRFGGNVQMTGPCATGTERVAVVAERLTCDIVANIQGDEPLLEPAQVDMMLQPFIDRPEVQVCTLKQRVETAADYRDVNVVKVVTDLQGDALYFSRAPMPGQVNETELHKFPVYRHVGLYAYRREQLLAFTRWSRTPYELAEGLEQLRFLEHGIPIHVVETDTPLIGVDVPADLERVKQILEA from the coding sequence AGGAATTATTCCAGCACGCTATGCCTCAAGTCGTTTTGAAGGCAAGCCGTTGGCGAATCTACTCGGGAAGCCCATGGTGCAGCATGTCTATGAAAGTGCATGCCGCGCAAAAACATTAGATGAAGTTATTATCGCGACAGATGACCAACGGATTTATGACGCCGTAACACGCTTCGGTGGGAATGTTCAGATGACCGGTCCGTGTGCAACAGGTACGGAACGGGTAGCCGTCGTCGCAGAACGTTTGACGTGCGATATTGTTGCCAATATACAGGGTGATGAACCCTTGCTTGAACCGGCACAGGTCGACATGATGTTGCAGCCTTTTATTGATCGACCGGAAGTGCAAGTTTGCACGTTAAAACAGCGGGTTGAAACCGCTGCAGATTATCGAGACGTTAACGTCGTTAAAGTCGTTACAGATCTTCAGGGCGACGCCTTGTACTTTTCGCGCGCACCCATGCCCGGGCAGGTCAACGAAACAGAGTTACACAAGTTCCCTGTGTATCGGCATGTCGGTTTGTACGCCTACCGTCGAGAGCAACTTCTCGCGTTTACGAGGTGGAGCCGCACACCTTATGAACTCGCGGAAGGGTTAGAGCAATTGCGTTTTTTAGAGCATGGTATCCCTATCCATGTCGTTGAAACGGATACTCCGCTTATTGGGGTCGATGTTCCTGCCGACTTGGAGCGGGTGAAACAAATTTTGGAGGCTTGA